From Argopecten irradians isolate NY chromosome 3, Ai_NY, whole genome shotgun sequence:
GGTCCAAGGTTGAACTTGTTAGCTGACTGACACTAACTCACAAAACTAAATCCAATCAATAAAATGGCTTAATCaatactatttatttttttcttttcaccAAGTATGGTGTTCATTGGTATTTCTGTACATTGATTTTCCCCtacattttctgccacttctgCGAATTACTACATTCTATTTGATGTATGGACTATCTATGTATCTATCCTTGACTTAACAAGAACAAATGATAACTTTGATATATTAACAAAACCACACACCTCCAATTACATGCAGTTCACAATTACACGTAAAATAGTCATGCAAACATTTTAACTTCTTTCCCATCTACATATTAAACCTTAGAAAAAAATTTAATTCTAAGATGACTGTGCAAATCATTAATGTAAATCACACAACTAAAAATTATCTTTAACTGTCATTCAATAATAATCTAGTTTATTTACATACATGGTATGGAAagtttaatcttttttttttccgaACCTAAAGTATGCATACAAAGAAGAACAATAAAGTACCAGGGAGTGGATAAGTGAGGGCAGAATGAGCTTATATCCATTACAAACATTCTGATCTAAAGTAATTACCATATTCTGAATTTATCTAAATCAGGGTTTGCATTTAATTTGTCCCCATATTGTTTTTAAACCTGCATACCTACATCAATCAAATTATAATTTGAGAGAGCATCTAACATCATGTTTGAAACATTAATAGAAATTAATGGTATATTATGAGTTTCAAGAAAATCacatcaaattattttcaaagtGGTAGTACCAGTACATATATTAAGATGTCGCAAAATACCCTTCaatattgaatttgaattttaaaagcaTGCACCCAAAGCCAATAATTAAATTAAGAgatttttgttgaaaatcaCATTCAAAAAAGATTTTTATCCTTGCACTTAACATTCAATAAATGTTCAAAAGGTGTGTTCCAATTAATAAGTAATCACAGGAAACATCATAAGATGCATTATTTAACTACAAATGATATTATAGTTGAATACTGTCACTTGATGACAAAATATCTTAAATGAAGCAGTTGCAAATCAGTAAAATGTTCATATTCATACCCTGTCTACCAGACTAATCTAGCAACACGTTGTGCAACATAATGATAACTGTGAATAAGGTGGCAGATGTTGATTTCGCAATAATAAATTGGGTTTCTGTGTATGGCAAAACTGAGGGGAAGAAGCTTTTGTCAAGAGTTCAAACTTAATAATAAATACACTCTTAGTAACTACTGAactttcaattttcatatagaGAACATTGGCTAAAGGCTATAACTAGTATTagatattttatcttgattattCTTCTTGGCACTTTCATCTTCAATATGTATAATCCGAAAGTAAATAAGCTAAGAATAAGAAAATCAACCGCAGTCGTATTCTAATTGTTCCTGAGCAATATAAGTATTATTGGAAATAAACATTTCTGGAATACATagatggaaaaaaaacccagaccAGATCTTTGAAAGATTTGTTAGGTATATTTCTGCTCTATCCGAACCTTTCAtcatatttgttaaaataagtAAAGTTTTAATAATGAGACATATCTGTTTAGTCAATAATTTTCAGAATGGATGTAAAGGctgtaaaaagaaattgaatCTGATTTACAGTCATCAAACACCAGAATAATAATGGGCATTAAATGGCTCACCTGCTCTCACTGTAATATGGATCATCATACCTGTACCTGTGTGGAAACATCACACAATTTAACATGtcacactttaaaaaaaaacttccaCCATGCCCAGattaattttcatatcaatCACTCTGTaggattgtttgtttgtcatTATTGATGACTTCTAATAGTAAATTTCCTTGCACTTTGATGAACTACATCAACACAAAGCATTTCTTATCAATTCTAAactaaattcattaaaaaacaCATTGCAAATCAGGGTGCATGAAATTAATGACTTTATAAATAGTCATCATTTTGCAGAAGTATGCTTAATCTTGAAAACATAATCATATGCATGatcaaaaattatgaaaatgttcaGATCAAAATTCATGGaaatttactttaaatttttatttaataactACATACGGAGAGAAAATGTCAAGAATAATTACAATATGTTTGTCTCACCTGGCCTCTGGATAATACGGGTCATCTGCTGGATACCTGTTTGAAGAATACAGCTTACTTTCAAATCGAACTTATTCATCAAACCACCTTGCtgatttttttgttgttctCACACTGAATCTTTTGTTtcataattttttgtttgttatccAATTTATTGATCAAACCAccttgttgatttttttattcttgATTATAAACATTGTTTACAGTTAATGTTATTTTGATTTCGCTAATATTTGTTGTTGCTTCCGgaattttgtattgtttacagttcatattgttttgattttgctaatattttgttgttgctTCCAGAATTTCGAGTGTATATGGGTTTGCTgttgtttttcttcttcttaatAATGAGAATTTTATTGTGAACATCATTTATCTCggacaattattttcatttttatacaacatcatatttttttgcaatcaaaattaaaacatattttacatttagatttttttttaacttttaaaatatctcGCTGAAATTGAAGAGCAGCTAGCGCCAATATCTGCGACAACgtgcaaaattaaaaaaaaaaaaaaaaaccaccataGAACAATGTAGCGATCAATGGTTAAGTTGGTTAACGTTGCTATTTAGTAACAATGTTATCACTActtaatcatgtaaaatattttcatattctaATGAAATGGGTTGCTCTAGGACATAAGCTATATAGCAATAAAACATACccattaaaattatcaaattttatccagttacaatagtttataagagttaaaagttttatatgtaattattgtttaatattacaattaaaagtCAATACACTTTACACCGAGACATAATTTATGGTTTGCAAATTATACCGAGCCTATCATGTGAATCCATTTActcaattaaatatgtatttcaattgTCAGAACGCCTTTTGCATatcatgaaaacaaaaaacaattgaAATCCAACATGGAAACAAGGGATTGAGAAGCAAACACTTTGGACTCGGGCTTCATCACCATTAATGGGAACAAAACAAATAGTTGGGATTCTGTAAATATTGACACGACATGCAAGATCTTAAAATGATGGAATATTTTAATCAACCACACCATTTTCAATGTTCTTACTACTGGCCTGTCCAAGTTGTTTTCCCTCCACATCCCCCAAACAATCAAGatcaacaaaatatgaaatatcaaacataatAGATTGAATGGTACCTTATTTACCTGGGTCTACTGTAATAATCTGGGGGTGGCCTGCCATAGATATCTGAGGGAGGGGCCCTGGGTCTCTCATAGGGCCTATCATAGGGGTCTGGGGGAGGTGGCCTTCTGTCATAGGGGTGGTATCTATCCCTCATATAACGATCATCAGGTGGAGGTGCCCGCCTCTCATCTGCTCTTGGTCTCTCTGCTCCATATGGCCTGTCATAATAGTCATATGGTGCTGGTCGCCTGTAGTAAGGGTCATACTCTGGAGGTGGCGGTGGAGGACGTCCTTCACCAGCGTATCTGTCTGATCCTCGACCTCTTCCTCCACCACGTCCTCTCATAGGACCACCACCGCGACCTCTGCCACTGCAAAATGTAAATGGCCaaattatgtaaaaatgaaTTCTTGCTGAACATTTTCTAGCATATTCTTCAGGTGAATCACTGATGATAGTAGAATTAGTATTGCTTAAAAACACAATTCATATTTGACAGTGTGTAGCAGATCTTTTAAGTAACTGTCAAGTGTGGAATAAAGATTATTCTTTCATTGGCTATGTTTCaatctttataaatatttcaaaaccaGAAGATCTTACCGCCCTCTTTCACCTCCATGGCCACCTCTTCCTCCTCTAGATGAGCCAGTGGAAAGCTGTAAAATAATTAGTCACAACTTCTTTAGCAAATGCATTTCTTAAAATGAAAGCAATCACTCAGAGACACTAAATAATACCATTTTATTCATCAATTGAAAGCACATACATAAATTTAGCCATTCATTAAACATTTACACTTTGTGATATTCTTTGTTGTATGTATGGATGTAAGCTGTTTGCTTTACATCCCTTCAACATTCAAACATATATGACATGGTACCAAAGCTGATTACTTAATCAACTTAAGAGATTTGCCATTAAAGCAATGTGACTGAAAGCATATGGTATTGAGTGAAAGTGGATTAGGAAAACGTAGTCAGTAAGTAGCAAGAGGGATATATAGtggatggtgataaagttgtcTGCATAAAAATGCCACTGATGTTAGAAGCTTTCATCATTGTAATTGCATATGGGGCGCGTGAAGAAATTTATTGCATTATTAGCAATTAGGATTAATCTATTTTAACTATTAGTTCAGATACATACCTCTACACGAATACGGCTCCCTTTGACTGATCTTCCGTCAAGCTCTGCAATCGCCATGCGAGCCTCAGACTCACTGGCCATATgctaaaacataataaaaattaCATTAAGACCAAAAAGAAATTCCTAATATCAATGATCtaatataatgaaattaaacacaCAGCAAAATCTGAACTATTACCTGATACCAAGTTAAAATGAACTACATGTGCCATCATCGACTGCAgataataatacaataatgtGTAAATTTGTTTTGAACGCAAACTGGTATAGATCTGACTTTAATGTGATGAAAGTAGAAATAAATATGTAGAAATAGATTCCACAGAGAGATTATCTTGGGGAGTCCTATACCCCAGAGAGCCAGTCAAGgatcaatatttttaacttaaatagCATATCAACTTTATCCACAATTAATACTCACTACAAATCCATAGTTCTTGAGGACATCGCATTCTGTTACTTTTCCATATGCCTCAAAGAGAACACGAATATCCTCCGATTCAGTGCTTCCACTCAAATTACCGATGAAGATTTTTTGAGGCATCCTTTATGCCCATCTGAAAGacagtatatgtacatgttgatataaaaCATGGTTGTGCTGGACTGCTGGTTAATCAAACTTGAACAGAACACTTTCACACAAAGATTTGAATAAAATCTAAATTTCACGTTATTAAGAATAtgacaaaattatatttttcaaaagacAAAGCACTATAGTAGATTTATTCTTCATTCAAAGtacaaaagttattttcatTCTCAAGGATTTACCAGAATATTCTGAATCCAGTAAAAAAGAAATACTTACcatgtgttttcaatattcaCAATAACATTAATAGATGTGAAAATTGTTTACCGTGGCATAATATAAGCCTCATTTCATGTTAACTTTATTATTAAATACAAAGGCATTGAAATTGATTCTTTTTATGAAGTTAAAATTCATATCATTTAAGATCAAATTTATACCATACAGTCACACATAATGTAAATGCATGAGAAACTTGTTTTGGACAAAACTGAAGGtgatttacatatacatgtaaataggaTGCATTAGTGAACAATGGTTTATGAatctgtatttttttctgtgttcataaaatatgcatacagtatgtatttatttcatagTTTTGTAAGACagtcttttattttttaaaaatcatgatTTCATTAAATTGACATTTCAATGAAACTAAAACCCCAGTAAGTAACATGTTTTATTAAGTAATCCTGTAGATTCAATGGAAACCATTCCTCCTTCATTTCTGTGCAGATTTCATCATCAATACATCCtggaaaagaaagaaaacaacatcaataaacaaaaagttagttttattttcaaatcaattGAAAAAAGACTAAATCAGCGTAACAGAAACTGAGTATCTTACACTTTATTGCACAGAAGAAATACAAATTGATCTTACAATGCAATctgtctaaaaataaaatttgcatGCATTTAAATTCATgaattaatttataaactaaaatttgatttaaaatttacaGAGAAATCAAATGTAAACTTATATTATTAAACAGTTATGATAAACAGTAAGTGATCTTttctatagaaaaaaaaaataattaaaaataaaacggCCTAAGATTTCAGTATGCAGCGCTTTGTACGATTACGTTACGGACAGCACACTGAACTAAAACATGAACGGCATATCATGGGAAAAAATAAATCGATGTGAAACAACGGCAAACGGCTTTCACACCGACGAATTAACAGTTGCGACAAAAATTTCGGCTGaacaatgatacatgtatacaaaccattataaatTTAACGGCATAAAAAACAAGATGCAGAAATTCCGTAATACGGTTTCTGGACAATTCATTTACTCATAATGTACTGTCGGCAAGCCTGAAACTTGCAATTGATTCAatgtaattcattatttagCTTTCTGTCGTCAACTTTTATCGAATAAAAGCCATCCTTGAAGACTTACCTCTGTTTGGTTCTATCGGTCACACGTGTCCTGTCGAAATGTACGCTTTATCGCAACATCTTTAGCTATTGTGTATGAACACAAGGAACGGAGGAAGATTCTGACCGGATTTTCACATATTCTTTCATATAACGGCTTTGATGTGGCTTTCAATTCAAATGCATCAAAGCTTTAACGGAAGTAACTAAAATGCATCGGTAAAGGGAATATTATCTATAATCATATTCAACATGCCCACACAGCAAGGAGAACAAAGATATGGAatcatatattttctgatgactTTACATTAACCCTATAAAATTGCAAATTAATGTATATTCTATAAAGATGTGACAGAAGAAATGCACATGCctcaaataaagaaatattgacaagaCAGATTCTGATGACTTGAAATAAAGAAGAGCTAAAAACTAGTAAAAAAAAgcagaaatattatattatatatttttttcatctctgTATGTTTTCTGgctaaaacatttcattttctataAACAGTACGCTGTTCTGCCAGTCGATACGTATTTCCCGGCGATATTGGACCATGATGGCTCGGACCATTGATTCGGTCGGGAACCGGGGTGccatttaatattaaaatagcCTTTTCACATCAGAAGTTCAAGATATAATGTTTTACTCTACGAacgtatttttttctaaataaacgAATTCACGATATGTTACCACATACTTAACTTAGGCCTATATCATGTTTCTTTTTTGAAAAGCCGGCGTCGTAGGTCGGTACTAACACTGGAGGGGCCTTGCGGCATTGTTACCAAAATCAGAAATCGTAAAATAGCAACATATAAGAGAgcgatattttcttttttatttctaaaataattaCTGATGGTATGATGATGAAAAAAGCAGACATTGGAACCTCATATACCAACCTGATGATGCTAATTCAGATGAAAGTTTACTAAATTCAGTCGATTCCGAACAGCGTGCTTCCAAAATGGCGGACAATTAgtggaagtgacgtcattgctgGCCCTGTCCTGTTCATGAAAGGTTAGATTTCATTGGTTATTCCAAAAGCAACGCACCAATCGAAAACTGTGTTATATCATTGCCACACAGCGAAGAAAACAAACCAGCATGGGACCAAGACGGCATGGGCCAGATGGAAAGAGAAAACACAGAAAGCAGGGCCGGTCAGCTAAGAAAAGAAAAACCGATAATAACAAGAGGTTAAAATGCACTATTTTTAAATACACTAGCATTTATTGGGTTATGATCGTGATCGTTATTGTCAGGATAACGTCGTTTTATGAGTGACATTTCACAAAACGTTACAGAATCTATGGGATGACACTCTACCTCATTTAGTATTTAGTGAAACTTTATCCAAATTTTCGTCTGGCCCACACTTGACCTAGAAACTGTAGATGATCATGTTATGTATTGTAGGTTAATAGAATTTTTTTGACCCAGAAACTGTACGTTGTGTGTTGTAGGATAATTCACAGGGGCCAACTCGATGAAAATGGatattgtaatacattttttgtatttggtggatggactgatgagtatttttaaatacgagatttgaaaaattacttaaaaatcgggacatttacaataaaacagagaaagagacgacagtcgccatgttggatttttttACCCCtacctcgattaaagttaattttttcatgATAGTGTACCTTTTTTCCTTgagtcatagtcacgcatcagtcATCCGATAATCCATAATATGTGATATATGCAAAATACAGAATTAGCAAGATAGTCATAGAAATGAACAAGCTTTGTGTAACAACTGGTATATCTTTatgatacaatgtacacatgtatttattgaATGTCACAACTAGATAGGAAATATTTTCCTCACATTTTCtatcataattcatttttagATCACTTCCACAAAAGCAAGGTGAAACCAAAGAGCCTTTTCCAAATGAGGTATTTCTGTTATATTTACGCATTTCAGTTCTTTCATTATGAATTCAAACAATGTCAATTGGAATTGCTTTATGTTATTTTGGGTTTTTCTCATTCAAGGATGGGTATTATTAACAGAGCTAAGTTATGTGGATACTATATTTCACCACAAATAAgaccacccccccacccccacccaccTACctgtattttgacaaaattccagacttaggggggggggggatgtcTAAAAATAAGACCCCCACCTATTTTTCCATAATCACCAGGActgtttttcatttgttttattggcAAAGAAaaatcatgtacattgtaccaGTAGTAAACATCtgtttgtgtgcttgttatttttgtcatttagtCAAAGTCAATTGAcagatgatttattttaattatcaagAACTACAAATTGTGAACTGCGCTCATATTTAGTTGAAGGCTATGTTCATATTTCACATTCATTGTATTTGCATTGTATTATCTACTCTTATTGTGGTATTTATATTTCAagggaataaaaaaaaaaaaaaaaaaacccacctaaTTCCCCAATACATACCAACAGATGAATATCTCTGCAAAGTAAACAGACTCCAAGTTGCTGATACACCAGTAACATTAAATGGAATGTAAAAGAGTGAATGATGTATTTTAATGGTTCATGTTTGTTGTGCATACTAGGTACTGGACTCAAGTTCATCAGAGAGTGAAGAGGAGACTGTTAGTGACTACCAGAAACTTATGTTCTCCATCAAGACATCAGGAGCTTCCAAAGCAGGTAAACAGTGCAAATAATTCTAATTCTATGTGTTATATGATAATGTATGGAGGGTTCAGGTTTAAATGACAAATAAACAGCAAAGATTCTGACATCAGCATCTGaaaccatatatatatgaactcTGCCAGATGTACATGGACCGCACCTATGTGACTTTGAGGTACACCTAAGCTTTTTGCTACTGTAGCGATATATTGCTATTGTGAAAGATAGAGAAGATGTGAAACCAGCATGAAAATTTGATAGATCACAGAAGTATTCTCTGTTGTTACATAATGAAGTGCAGCAATATTTCTATGCTGAATCTTTAGTGAATCTTCTAAGATCAGAGATCTGAAATCATATGTAAGGACTGTACAAGCTATTGATACATACAATGTAGGGATACTGCATGTACAACATTCTTTTTCCAGAATTTAACAATTCAGAATCGGGTGATGAAGAAgaagatgaagatgaaaatGATGCAAATGAAGCAGTTGATACCAGTGATGAGGAATCAGAAGAGGATGAAGATAAGGATATGGGAAGTAGTGTTAAGATGAATGGTAAAGATTCAACAACAAAACTGAAGGAGGAAGAGGATGATGAAGTTATGGGGAGCGATGAAGATGAAGAGCATTACCAAATGAAAGAGTCAGGTGAGGCTTGATGTATCTGAACAACAGAATACTATTCTGGATATAGTGTTAAAAGAAATGTCTTTTAGATAGCTCATATGATGGCTCAATTATGTCATCCCATTCTGTAAGCCATCTTAGGGTGGTAAGGTTAGATGATTATTTGGCTGGAGCTTGCCAAGATGGGAGCTGTAGCTTTCATTTTTGGTCAGTTATTATCCAGTATTTGACATGATATGAGGTAAGGCAGGGTACCAAAGGTAGGACTTAATAGGAATCATATGAGCCTTTTGTTTCCCTGCTTTACCATTGTATTTCTAGCCCATTAAGTAAACTATCATCATACGGCGGTGGTAATGTCCTTTTGACACATATTATAAACTAAACCATTGATCCTGAATATAAGCTTAGGATAATGGAAGGATTTCTGTTAACAAAATCTTTGACTGACGtcaagggccagtatatagtgtttgtatgtctttgtttcattctatatctgaagtcaggtgactgttaaggcccatgggcctcttttTTAGATAATTTGGATGGCATGCAATGGATATGAAATTCAGAAACATCAACAAAGTTGGGGTTTTATTTTATAGGCTAGGTATTTTAGGAATGATTTTGATTCTTTTCAGACCCATTCAgcattcattttgaaaatgataaagAAGAAGATTTTATCACAGATTTAGAGAAAAGGGAATCCTggaaaaaatcaaatacaaaggtatggtaGTTTGTAGGTCAATTTTATTTCGTAGAAATGGAGACTGATGGCATGTATGCAGGTATTCCCATTTGATCTGTGAAGATACACTGACAGTTATTACATGTAGATGCCATTTTTAACACCCCTTCTCCACTTTTCCTGCGACGATAGTTCGCGAAGATAATACTATGGTGTTACTTTTCCGGCGGCGTTGTCGTCAACATTTCACATTTAAGTTTTGCGTTTAGCTCTGTTTCTCAAAAAGTTTAAGTCCAATCCAAACCAAACTTTAATAAACATAGTTGAAGGACATCAATATTTCCTCAACACACCTAATTATTGCAGGATTCCTTTCAGGCAGTGGGATGCAGAGGCTGTGAAAATTAGGGATGTTAAACTATTTATAAGACTAGACTTTAAAGTTTTGCGTGTAGTGATGCTAAACtatacttaaggatgtattcttctgaggtttcagtcccgttgaagtctcgtttcgacaaagatcaaagaagttatgagattttcaaatacaatttatcaatatctgtagcaaattgctagttgcaaattttgtcaaaaaattacagtcctaactttagcagattttttatatggggattttaagaaatggcccatttagcgggcattttgaaattgtgtcttttttcgctttgagtggagccaaagttttaccattttttactgaaattgtttttacttaaatcatcactccaccagcatttttagctgtatcaagctaatttttgctgtaaatctttacttggttggtggtaattaaaatattgagctttaatgtgtgaaatgattcaCGTTTTTCAATCTATTTTTAcctttaatggtaatttgagcacttttattttttactctaaaatactgaaaaataacaaatattcaagtggggcaaaaaagtaagcacacggaccccccatttttctgcctgattttgaaagaacaaacctttccctattgatgtgc
This genomic window contains:
- the LOC138318432 gene encoding probable splicing factor, arginine/serine-rich 6 isoform X3; amino-acid sequence: MPQKIFIGNLSGSTESEDIRVLFEAYGKVTECDVLKNYGFVHMASESEARMAIAELDGRSVKGSRIRVELSTGSSRGGRGGHGGERGRGRGRGGGPMRGRGGGRGRGSDRYAGEGRPPPPPPEYDPYYRRPAPYDYYDRPYGAERPRADERRAPPPDDRYMRDRYHPYDRRPPPPDPYDRPYERPRAPPSDIYGRPPPDYYSRPRYRYDDPYYSESRYPPPPEERAEAPPPSHPPRSSDYYNGYPPDYENGHESSSASAAQSYYDRFYKTLPARPGYPKQAAKPGQQKEDDQSFLQTEPIFF
- the LOC138318432 gene encoding probable splicing factor, arginine/serine-rich 6 isoform X1, producing the protein MPQKIFIGNLSGSTESEDIRVLFEAYGKVTECDVLKNYGFVHMASESEARMAIAELDGRSVKGSRIRVELSTGSSRGGRGGHGGERGRGRGRGGGPMRGRGGGRGRGSDRYAGEGRPPPPPPEYDPYYRRPAPYDYYDRPYGAERPRADERRAPPPDDRYMRDRYHPYDRRPPPPDPYDRPYERPRAPPSDIYGRPPPDYYSRPRYPADDPYYPEARYRYDDPYYSESRYPPPPEERAEAPPPSHPPRSSDYYNGYPPDYENGHESSSASAAQSYYDRFYKTLPARPGYPKQAAKPGQQKEDDQSFLQTEPIFF
- the LOC138318432 gene encoding probable splicing factor, arginine/serine-rich 6 isoform X4, with protein sequence MPQKIFIGNLSGSTESEDIRVLFEAYGKVTECDVLKNYGFVHMASESEARMAIAELDGRSVKGSRIRVELSTGSSRGGRGGHGGERGRGRGRGGGPMRGRGGGRGRGSDRYAGEGRPPPPPPEYDPYYRRPAPYDYYDRPYGAERPRADERRAPPPDDRYMRDRYHPYDRRPPPPDPYDRPYERPRAPPSDIYGRPPPDYYSRPRYPPPPEERAEAPPPSHPPRSSDYYNGYPPDYENGHESSSASAAQSYYDRFYKTLPARPGYPKQAAKPGQQKEDDQSFLQTEPIFF
- the LOC138318432 gene encoding probable splicing factor, arginine/serine-rich 6 isoform X2 gives rise to the protein MPQKIFIGNLSGSTESEDIRVLFEAYGKVTECDVLKNYGFVHMASESEARMAIAELDGRSVKGSRIRVELSTGSSRGGRGGHGGERGRGRGRGGGPMRGRGGGRGRGSDRYAGEGRPPPPPPEYDPYYRRPAPYDYYDRPYGAERPRADERRAPPPDDRYMRDRYHPYDRRPPPPDPYDRPYERPRAPPSDIYGRPPPDYYSRPRYPADDPYYPEARYPPPPEERAEAPPPSHPPRSSDYYNGYPPDYENGHESSSASAAQSYYDRFYKTLPARPGYPKQAAKPGQQKEDDQSFLQTEPIFF